A section of the Anaerolineae bacterium genome encodes:
- the ltaE gene encoding low-specificity L-threonine aldolase: protein MKTIDLRSDTVTLPSPAMRQAMARAEVGDDVYGEDPTVNQLENLAAAKLGKEAAVFVSSGTQGNLVAVMSHCGRGDEYIVGQDAHTYRYEAGGAAVLGSIQPQPLDFEPDGTLDLAKVKAAIKPDDFHFAQTRLLCLENTQAGKVLSLDYQARAGTFARQHHLALHLDGARVFNAAVKLGVDAQEIAQHFDSVSVCLSKGLAAPVGSVVCGPAEFIKEARRWRKMVGGGMRQAGILAAAGIIALTEMVERLHDDHANARRLAQGLADIPGFYVDVDIVQTNMVFLNLADSLKGKLGPFLAKQGIIIAEWDYPIRVVTHYGIDAADIERVIQAAAECSQQYLN, encoded by the coding sequence ATGAAAACAATAGATTTACGCAGCGATACCGTCACCCTGCCCAGCCCGGCCATGCGCCAGGCTATGGCCCGGGCCGAAGTGGGCGACGACGTTTATGGCGAGGACCCTACGGTTAATCAACTGGAAAATTTGGCCGCCGCAAAATTGGGCAAAGAAGCGGCGGTGTTTGTGTCTAGCGGCACCCAGGGCAATTTGGTGGCTGTTATGAGCCACTGCGGCCGCGGCGACGAATACATTGTGGGCCAAGACGCCCACACTTATCGTTATGAGGCGGGCGGCGCCGCCGTGTTGGGCAGCATCCAGCCCCAACCCCTGGATTTTGAGCCGGACGGCACGTTGGATTTAGCCAAAGTTAAAGCCGCCATCAAACCCGACGATTTTCACTTTGCCCAAACGCGCCTGTTATGCCTGGAAAACACCCAGGCCGGCAAAGTGCTGTCGCTTGATTACCAGGCCCGGGCCGGCACCTTTGCCCGCCAGCACCACCTGGCCCTGCACCTGGATGGGGCGCGAGTTTTTAATGCCGCGGTAAAGTTGGGCGTTGACGCGCAAGAAATTGCCCAACATTTTGATTCGGTTTCGGTGTGCCTGTCTAAAGGCCTGGCCGCGCCGGTGGGGTCGGTGGTATGCGGCCCGGCGGAGTTCATTAAAGAGGCGCGGCGCTGGCGCAAGATGGTCGGCGGGGGCATGCGGCAGGCCGGCATTTTGGCCGCCGCCGGGATCATTGCCTTAACCGAAATGGTAGAACGGCTGCACGACGACCACGCGAACGCCCGGCGCCTGGCTCAAGGTTTGGCCGACATTCCCGGCTTTTACGTTGATGTGGACATTGTGCAAACCAATATGGTCTTTTTAAACCTGGCCGACTCCCTGAAGGGTAAACTTGGCCCATTCCTGGCCAAACAGGGCATCATCATTGCCGAGTGGGATTATCCCATCCGGGTAGTCACGCATTATGGTATTGACGCCGCAGATATTGAGCGGGTAATTCAAGCGGCGGCTGAATGTAGTCAACAATATTTAAATTAA
- a CDS encoding ATP-binding protein, with translation MQQIFGDFVEEESGDEYLVIHFSPTSIPLQQRWRNSGLSADFLAEYWATFFPAHDVPSRKRQIEVKGAINYIANELLENLMKFSYRQVNCPVSLGLYLYQTEFRFYASNAIAAQDIGDFQARIQTLLTRDPQALYLQQLEKNAADENSTDSGLGLLTMLNDYGAKLAWKFETSPENSDLTRVITMVQLAL, from the coding sequence ATGCAACAGATATTTGGCGATTTTGTGGAGGAGGAGAGCGGCGACGAATACCTGGTGATCCATTTTTCGCCCACCTCTATCCCTCTACAGCAGCGGTGGCGAAATAGTGGTCTATCGGCCGATTTTTTGGCCGAGTACTGGGCCACCTTTTTCCCGGCGCACGATGTCCCTTCTCGGAAAAGACAAATTGAAGTGAAAGGTGCCATTAACTACATTGCCAATGAGCTACTGGAAAACTTGATGAAGTTCAGCTACCGGCAAGTTAATTGCCCGGTGAGTTTGGGGTTATATTTGTATCAGACTGAATTCAGATTCTACGCCAGTAATGCCATTGCTGCTCAAGATATAGGCGATTTCCAGGCGCGGATTCAAACTTTGTTAACCAGAGACCCCCAGGCGTTGTATTTACAGCAGTTAGAAAAAAATGCAGCGGACGAAAACAGCACCGATTCTGGGCTGGGACTGCTCACTATGCTCAACGACTACGGGGCCAAACTGGCCTGGAAATTTGAAACATCCCCTGAAAATTCTGATCTGACCAGGGTCATTACCATGGTCCAGTTGGCCTTATAA
- a CDS encoding DMT family transporter, whose amino-acid sequence MVKTATTQPAQIKGALLTLASAACVAVTYVTSKQVMQNLSPLAFTPIWFGVASLWGVGFYLLRNGVKTPPGLSRTIWPILGLGFFNGLANLLFFIAVNLGNPTLVAFFSRSETVYTVLLGALLLGERMRRYQWAGAILAVFGAGVMTFRAGPVVWLMLALLLVSSFFLSASTLLAKKYILAVEPLVLSTARTVIMAVLLAGVGLAAKQWTWPSGAAWLWIIGGSFFGPFLSYVLFYRGLRYFDLGQGAVIRSTQPLFVAVYSLILFGVFITAQQWLGGLMMLAGVALMLWPRRKAGPSKICYWRN is encoded by the coding sequence ATGGTTAAAACCGCAACCACCCAGCCGGCCCAAATCAAAGGCGCGCTGTTGACCCTGGCCTCGGCGGCATGTGTGGCCGTAACTTATGTAACCAGCAAGCAGGTCATGCAGAACCTGTCGCCGCTGGCCTTTACGCCTATTTGGTTTGGGGTGGCCTCGTTGTGGGGCGTGGGATTTTACTTGCTGCGCAACGGGGTCAAAACGCCGCCCGGTCTGTCCAGGACTATCTGGCCCATTCTGGGGTTGGGCTTCTTTAATGGTCTGGCGAATCTGTTGTTTTTCATCGCCGTCAACTTGGGCAACCCTACCCTGGTTGCTTTCTTTAGCCGCAGCGAGACAGTGTACACGGTGTTATTGGGCGCCTTGCTGTTGGGTGAGCGCATGCGACGTTACCAGTGGGCCGGCGCGATCCTGGCCGTTTTTGGGGCCGGGGTGATGACCTTTCGGGCCGGGCCGGTGGTTTGGTTGATGCTGGCATTATTGTTAGTCTCGTCTTTTTTCCTGTCGGCCAGCACCTTGCTGGCCAAAAAATATATTTTGGCGGTGGAGCCGCTGGTGCTGTCTACGGCGCGGACGGTGATAATGGCGGTATTGTTGGCCGGGGTGGGGCTGGCGGCCAAACAATGGACCTGGCCCTCCGGCGCGGCCTGGCTGTGGATCATTGGCGGCAGCTTTTTTGGCCCGTTTTTAAGCTACGTGCTGTTTTATCGCGGCCTGCGCTATTTTGACCTGGGCCAGGGGGCGGTTATCCGCAGCACCCAACCGTTGTTTGTGGCCGTTTACAGCCTGATCCTGTTTGGCGTGTTTATCACGGCCCAACAATGGCTGGGGGGGTTAATGATGCTGGCCGGCGTGGCGCTGATGTTATGGCCGCGCCGGAAGGCCGGGCCATCAAAGATTTGCTATTGGAGAAATTAG
- the pdxS gene encoding pyridoxal 5'-phosphate synthase lyase subunit PdxS, producing MTTQNGKNQKLSQEENGAENGTWRVKVGLAQMLKGGVIMDVVTPEHAQIAEEAGACAVMALERVPADIRAHGGVARMSDPGLIARIMQSVSIPVMAKARIGHFVEAQILEALGVDYIDESEVLTPADEAYHINKHLFKVPFVCGCRNLGEALRRIGEGAAMIRTKGEAGTGDVVEAVRHARSVLGDIRRLQNMPDEELMTYAKDIGAPYELVKETKELGRLPVVNFAAGGVATPADAAMMMQLGVDGVFVGSGIFKSNNPAKRAKAIVEAVTHYNNPQILAEVSKDLGEAMVGINISSIPEAELIAGRGW from the coding sequence ATGACAACCCAAAATGGAAAAAATCAAAAACTTTCCCAAGAGGAAAATGGGGCCGAGAACGGCACCTGGCGCGTTAAAGTTGGCCTGGCCCAAATGCTCAAGGGCGGCGTAATTATGGACGTGGTAACGCCGGAGCATGCCCAAATAGCCGAGGAGGCCGGCGCTTGCGCCGTGATGGCCCTGGAGCGCGTTCCGGCGGACATCCGGGCGCACGGGGGCGTGGCGCGGATGAGCGACCCCGGCTTGATTGCAAGAATCATGCAATCCGTCTCTATTCCGGTGATGGCCAAAGCCCGGATTGGGCACTTTGTTGAAGCGCAAATTTTGGAAGCCCTGGGCGTGGATTACATTGACGAGAGCGAAGTGCTGACCCCGGCCGACGAGGCATATCACATCAACAAGCATCTTTTTAAAGTGCCCTTTGTTTGCGGCTGCCGCAACCTGGGCGAAGCCTTGCGCCGCATTGGCGAGGGCGCGGCCATGATCCGCACCAAAGGCGAAGCAGGAACGGGCGATGTGGTAGAGGCCGTCCGTCACGCCCGCTCCGTGCTGGGCGATATTCGGCGGTTGCAAAATATGCCGGATGAAGAGTTGATGACCTACGCCAAAGACATTGGCGCGCCCTACGAATTGGTTAAAGAGACCAAAGAGTTGGGGCGGCTGCCGGTGGTCAATTTTGCCGCCGGCGGCGTAGCCACTCCGGCCGACGCGGCAATGATGATGCAGTTGGGCGTGGACGGTGTGTTTGTGGGCAGCGGCATTTTTAAGAGCAACAACCCGGCCAAACGAGCCAAAGCCATTGTTGAAGCCGTGACTCACTATAATAACCCCCAAATTTTGGCTGAAGTGAGCAAAGACCTGGGCGAAGCAATGGTGGGCATCAACATCAGCAGCATCCCCGAGGCCGAACTGATCGCCGGACGAGGGTGGTAA
- a CDS encoding cupin domain-containing protein yields MAPQIQRRLVSGEKVMVVQVTLEQGAVVPVHHHPHEQMSCILSGKLEFESNGAKRVVSEGEVVHLPSNVPHGVVALADAVVLDIFSPPREDFLTKT; encoded by the coding sequence ATGGCCCCCCAAATTCAACGGCGATTGGTAAGTGGAGAAAAAGTGATGGTGGTGCAAGTTACCCTGGAACAAGGCGCGGTGGTGCCCGTCCACCACCACCCCCACGAGCAGATGAGCTGCATCCTCTCCGGCAAGCTGGAGTTTGAGAGCAATGGCGCAAAGCGCGTGGTAAGTGAGGGGGAGGTGGTGCATCTGCCATCCAATGTGCCGCACGGGGTAGTGGCGTTGGCCGACGCGGTGGTGCTAGACATCTTTAGCCCGCCCCGCGAAGATTTTTTGACCAAAACTTGA